The segment attcaatttgggACCAGTTCCTTGAAGGtatctataaaatgtattgtataaacTGGTTTAGCCTAGGCTATACTAGTTCGTCCTATCGCATGTAGGAAAAATTAGTTTATCCTAGGCCAAACTAGTTTATCATGACAGAAATAAACACACTCAGGTTAAACAGAAATGATAGGTCATTTCTGTTGTTTCTGttgtctaaattaatttagcctAGTCCAACAAACCAAGGCTTCGTAATAGCAttataatactattaaaaatactttattatttgttagaatgtgaaaaatttataacttCATCATCATAACTTCATGTTATCGTAATAGTTTtgattaaattgttaattttaattgaatagtattttattcaatttacctatttgtctttcaaaatattctataatgtTTAGACTAGGCCATGCCAGTATACCTGAGAGTGTTTTAGGATAAACTAGTTAGGCCTATGTTAAACTGGTTTATCATATCGGGATTAGGACCACCTAGTTTAGCCTAGGCTATATACCAGTTTATCCTATCGCACGTAGGAAGAATTAGTAACTTAGGCAACACTATTTTATCCTGGAATCGGGTTTGGCCGGTaacaatttactatttttcttcttttttttacatttctaaaaaaacatagagtatattttatatttatacatagatttaataagtatagtagctactaattccatgcatttatgtttatttctcaTTTCAGGTGTTGGCTGTCATGGCGCTGTTTTTTGTGCCAGAATCACCACATTGGCTGGTTTCGAGGAAACGATTTAGTGACGCCAAAAAGGTTTTTActattgttatgttatttatctGTTATTGTTATCACTAACTCTGTCCGTGgtttcgctctcgtgggaattctGGATATGCCTCCGAGCCACGAACATCAATAAAGGTGAAATTTTGGCATGTATCTACGATGTCTACCTATGACTATGTCTAAAAGACGTATTGCTAAGAAAGGTGTTTTGATTTCATCATTAAAGGGGTAGGAGGGGAGGTTTGTATGAATCGCAACGTAACGAAGAAAGCGCAGGAGGAAACGAAGGAAACGCAACGAGATACGTATCTAGCGAAAAAGAGGATGGGACATCATACGAATACCTCAGTCCTGCAGAATTATATACGccttaagttttaaaatatggctGAAGGTTTTTgcgattaattttttaaatatcgttAGGTACAGGTACAGGTACAGATTATATACATGTAATCGATGTTATAGTAACATATAAACTTTGTCACTAAGTTAGTAGGTGTATAAAGCGTTACTGGtaggtatcaaacgcaaatcCTCCTAAAaactacatcaaaacaagcaacttttattctacgacttttcgtgatttgtagtttttttttttcatttaaaaaattaaatcttatttgCGATTGTACACATCTTAACtatatgtaatagccaagcaacacgaaaCAGTACTACAGTAgcgcgttatgtagcggaatcgaacatcgaacaataaaactaatttttttattacgtttagacaaatgtcgtagaacaaaagatgtcagGCCCTATGTATCTTATACGCCTTTGGGAGGTTATGCGTTAGGTACCAgtttatagtatagataattagtattattatgtaaaaaatacatacgtgCGAGATTTGAACCTTCATTATATGAAACAAAGTCTTTTGCTGCGTCTGTTTGTGTTTGCGATAAgccaaaaactactgcacatttttcaccaatagatggtgtattcctgaggaaggtataattttctgaggaaggtaaaataaaaaagaaacagaatTCTAACTATGTAGGTAGGATTTTTCATTGAtctactagcggcccgtcccggcttcggtctaataaaatacaataaattataccttcctcaggaatacACTACCTATCTATTGGAGAAAAccgtacagtagtttttgtgtttatcgcaaatagacagacagacatagctgggtactttgttttataatatataaggatgaCGAATTACTACacgaataaaaaagttaaactaataaaaaaaataattgtaatacatgatagtaatttcaaaatttataagtaaatgggtatacttataaaaaataaatattataaatattaacttttatgaaaacaagaattttgtattgtaatttcaGAGTCTGCAATGGCTTCGAGGTTGGACTGAAGCTTATGCAGTGGAAGatgaactgaaaaatattcaagCTCTGTATATATCAAAAAAAGGTTAGTTACTAGGTAGTTAGGTACatcatctatttatataagttgCTTGTTGCCTTTAATAGGCCCACAAATCAGTAGGTACGTAATAAAAGCTTTCCTTGGGAGGCGACAATGATCTACTCTTTCCATgagtgaaaatcgcatgaaaattaGATCCGTCGTTTTTAGTTCCCCTTAATTAGAGATAAGAACTAACAGGACCGTAGCGCAGCAGGGGattttattatactcgtagtacataggtatatgttGTATAGTGATAGtgtatttacatattacaaagtcatctgccgtgtctgtctgttcgccattaactcaaaaactattacaccgattttcatacggttttcaccactTTATAGTGTGGTaattgaggaaggtttaggtgtataatttataatattttagcttagcgaagccggaacggacGACTAGttatttgataaatgttttcaGATAAACCTGAAGATGAAGAATCATTCacagaaaaaatatccaaCTATACTAAAAAAGGTTTCATTCTTCCATTCCTTCTCGTGAGCTATAGTTTCTTTGTTGGACACTTCTGCGGCATGACCACACTCCAGGTAATACGATTCATAAACTTACTCAATTAAGTGGATCCTGAGCTCCAACGACATAAGTAGTTGAAAAAGTAAAAGGGGAACTCGCTACCTAGAGTTACCTAGTTGTCTATACCTACAAAGGACCTGAATGATGAGGGGCATGAGTATAATGTAGCACTCATGGGGCATAAAAAATTTTTCGCTGCACTGTACAAAGTtctaaattgatttaatattaaatataaaaaaaccattATGAGAACAGgaaatatttacttagtttTGGTAGAAAGAGCTGAATGAAAAGGAAAATTGTTCTTTCAATTGTTGCAGACATTTGCAGTTTCCATATTTCAAATGCTAGAGGCGCCACTGGACAAATACTATGCTACACTAATCCTGGGCGTGTTGCAGATCTGTGGGACTATTATCTGTGTCCTGCTCGTGCACTACACAGGAAAGAGGCCATTGACCTTGTTCTCGACAGGAGCAGCCGGTGTCTGCGCTCTCCTGGTCGCTGGTTATGACGGCTTTCTCAAAACTGTAAGAGAATAACTTCTGCATTTTCTGCTTCTGCCTTTTCTTTTCTACGTTGTTCGTGTAACGGTTAACCCTGTGTGTAATCTAATGGTGAGAAGTCGATTCGTTTGCTCATTTTTACACACGTCGGGAGTGTTCACCTTAAGGTAGCTAACTAGGTAGTTAGCTACCTTAAGGTGtatcaaatatattgattgaatttTGAGTAGATAAGTGTAAGTGATATTTGcgattttatactatgtattgagaaataaaaaacatttaagtgAACTAGGTACTTGACAAGACCTTTGTCGCGGAaagacataattaaaatattttttgtttcagcaTGATCTAACTCTTCATTCTAGTGTTAACACAACAAATATGACTACAGATAATTTGACAGGACCTCTGGTAATTAATtcatctttttcttttatgattCACCTAAAGACACATCTAATGCTTCTTCATAGTGTCGCATGCAAATGCAACGCAATGCATCTATGACACTGCGTCGCATGTCAGTGTGAATCTACGCATATAAATTCAATACGTGCTGCAGAATTGTATATGTAACCAAACCAGTTTTTGATAGCCTTAAATGACTGTGTGCAAAAAACTCTACTTAATAGATTTTCTTGCTATTTTCTTCAATATAAGCAATACAATACGCAATACTTAATttacattctttatttttctatttatacacatttaatttcatagaCCAATCTACGAGATCTTTGGCAGTTTTCTAActtttattgtgaatatttttagaacaaCCCCTACTCCTGGATTCCTATGACTCTTCTGATGCTGTTAGCTCTTATATCCCACAGCGGTATTCGACTTTTACCTTGGATTTTGATCGGCGAGGTAAGAGGACATCTTAAATgcttaagtacttattaaatttatactcGTTCtgactataatatatatatatggatatactactatatatatagaggtatatatatatatatatatatatatatatatatatatatatatatatatatatatatatatatatatatatatatatatatatatatatatatatatctctctctctctctctcttctctcTATATATATCTTCGGGTATTCCCGGTTATATTAGGAACTGTGACTTTGATGCCCAAAATCCCAAGCatcatctaaaaaataattataacattttgaatatttggctatgatttttcAACCGGCTGCCAGTATGTCGCACAACCATCTTAGCCAGCTCTTTGGCCTCTCCCATACATCCACGGGATGTCCCCGCCCCGTGATGTCTGTCGTGGTGATTCTTatagattgtttttattaactgaAGGACCACTTCTATAATATCTTCAACAACATGGCAAATGTTATTATCACCAAAGGGctataaaattgttgaaacaaaaaaagccATCATGATATCTGTGACTTGATAATGTCCTACTTACCTACctttagtacctacctaaattatacctaagttatgtcagatacatttttttaattttaccaatacctacctacaggTTTTCAGTGCAAAAACCAGATCTGGCGGTGCGGGCCTGGCTAGCGCCGTCGGCTACCTCTTCGGGTTCCTTACAAATAAGATGTTCCTCAGCATGGTCGACCGTTTTGCTGTTTGGGGAACTTACGGCTTCTATAGTTTTGTGGGGTAAGGGATAAATTCGCGATGACATTGAGAAACGTCATACAtcatttaaattgaaacaaattttaaattgtcagAATATAcgacaattaaaataatctatgaatatacgtatttgtatattctataatatatgcttattataaatgcgaattaaatcacgggcaaaagctagtatgtcTCTTTTGCGTCCTACCTAGCTACTGCTGCTGGTACCGGTACTTTATAACTAGTGCTTATTGGTATTTAGTAACTAGctacttaggtatatttataagtaaatataaaaatgacgaAATTATGTTAGACATGtgaataagattttattttcaggataaccGGTTGTTTTGCTTTTTACTTTGTCTTGCCTGAAACAGAAGGGAAAACGCTTAATCAAATAGAAAATCATTACGCCGGCATAACGAGATTAACAAATGAAGTTTATAGATCTaaggtatttttattccatttcttattttaataataaaagaaaatgtaattttaccaTACAATAAAGATAAAGTCTTTGTggttaaattatgtatactatATCGTTTCAGAAGCGGCCGAAGAAGGTAATTTCGTCAGTGTACGAAACTAATGGAACGATCAATCCATCTTTCGAACccgatatttcaaaattataaatgtgtaatgTGGTAGGTTTGAGAAAATGGGGGAGACGTATAGTAATTCTTACAAATATGAGTATTCTTTCGAAATCAATAGAAAATCCACAGTAATAAagtcacaaataataaatcctACCAATTCGATGCAATAAACATCATACTATTAGATGCGATTCGATACAATAGACATCGTACTACTTAAAAGCTTACCTTAGCTTACTACCATAATGCCACAAtcaattcataattattaatattatcagataaattatataatactacaGCTAAACTCAGATTTGGCCGCTTAGATTTACCCGGCTGGACCAATCGAACTGATATTGGCTGCACTTAGGTCTAGCCGAAAGGATAAAGGCTAATTCTAGATCTAGGTGATGACCAGCCAGTTGAAAGGGTTTTAGACGAAACATATGTATGGAAACGTAACCTGTAAAAAAAGATTGGtaaatgattaaattatctaGTTCTAAGTTCATAGTTAAATATTCTTCTTGTctgtgatttaaaaataaatgataacttttatatatgaaaataaatatagtaagtacACTTTCTATTAtctagtttgtttattttatgcttcCCTAAATTACTTTCCTCTAgaacataacattattttgttagaCATTAAGGTACTTAAatagcatggatttagtaagtacttcgttgtacggaCTACTTACTAATTCGATGGTATATaccttatgaaataaaaaagaaagaaagaaaatctttattcGGCTAAACAAAACTCATTTACCTATGCTAAAGTACTTATACCTAATTTTACTATGCTAAAGTActtatacctaattttatagGAACTTATTAATAATGGAAAATTCGGAGATCGAAGCCGAAATGGTAATTCGGTGGCTTAGGGGTCACAGTATCGTATatggtatatataatttacagtaatgtatatgtaatttacaatttcGATTTTATCAGTTTTGCACTGCAAAATGAATTCTTGAAAATCGAGTACTACTACTTAGAAGTAACCTTCCGGGAACTATTATATGGATCAATGGGATACATAACTATAAAACGTATTTATAGTGTGCATTATTTTACCATTGAAAATGATAACTAATGAGAGTTTTAACAGTACTTACATTTCTTGAAAGAATTAGTAGCTATTAAAAAGGGAGTTCCATCTAGTTAGGAAGGTAGTATCTACTTGTGCTTATAATTAACTAACTTATATTACGAATACGAATATTggtattataatgttatttattgtaagaTGATTGTAGAGTTTGGTACTTATCTCACTAATTCCAGCAAAGTATGTGTTAGTTACACAGGCTTAggatataggtaggtaggtacatagtaGGTAACTACGATCAAAGAATTTCCTCGAAATGAAAATCGACCAAACAagatatataggtaaataaattttacaatattcagAGGTATtggatatttaaaaacatattttcacattatgAAAGGAAGTTATAGTAGGTATATCTAGggaagtatatatttttcatcgcCAGCCCACCACTCCTTGTGTATATATGTGATGCTTATCTCCTTACTCGCAATGCATAAGAAATAGAATTCGGACAAacgatgaaagagatagcacagtatgtaggtaccttagcATCTAAAAGTTTGTAGGAGAACTGGCtccaaaattatgtatataggtattactTCATGGGTATATCACGTCCAGAAATGTATTTCACCGAAgctatca is part of the Plodia interpunctella isolate USDA-ARS_2022_Savannah chromosome Z, ilPloInte3.2, whole genome shotgun sequence genome and harbors:
- the LOC128683340 gene encoding facilitated trehalose transporter Tret1-like isoform X1 — its product is MSVKEHGDLGSQTQYGYEKDFRTALPQFIAVSVKNLLLLGYGMTLGFPTILIPAVKNPAESEVLQLTNSQVSWISSLNLIVVPLGCALSGVVTAPMGRRRAMQVVNLPFFVAWLLFHFSSTTEHLYGALILTGLAGGILEAPVLTYVAEITQPHLRGALTATSSMCIIIGVFTQFLFGLFMYWRTVALVNIIFTVLAVMALFFVPESPHWLVSRKRFSDAKKSLQWLRGWTEAYAVEDELKNIQALYISKKDKPEDEESFTEKISNYTKKGFILPFLLVSYSFFVGHFCGMTTLQTFAVSIFQMLEAPLDKYYATLILGVLQICGTIICVLLVHYTGKRPLTLFSTGAAGVCALLVAGYDGFLKTHDLTLHSSVNTTNMTTDNLTGPLNNPYSWIPMTLLMLLALISHSGIRLLPWILIGEVFSAKTRSGGAGLASAVGYLFGFLTNKMFLSMVDRFAVWGTYGFYSFVGITGCFAFYFVLPETEGKTLNQIENHYAGITRLTNEVYRSKKRPKKVISSVYETNGTINPSFEPDISKL
- the LOC128683340 gene encoding facilitated trehalose transporter Tret1-like isoform X3; protein product: MTLGFPTILIPAVKNPAESEVLQLTNSQVSWISSLNLIVVPLGCALSGVVTAPMGRRRAMQVVNLPFFVAWLLFHFSSTTEHLYGALILTGLAGGILEAPVLTYVAEITQPHLRGALTATSSMCIIIGVFTQFLFGLFMYWRTVALVNIIFTVLAVMALFFVPESPHWLVSRKRFSDAKKSLQWLRGWTEAYAVEDELKNIQALYISKKDKPEDEESFTEKISNYTKKGFILPFLLVSYSFFVGHFCGMTTLQTFAVSIFQMLEAPLDKYYATLILGVLQICGTIICVLLVHYTGKRPLTLFSTGAAGVCALLVAGYDGFLKTHDLTLHSSVNTTNMTTDNLTGPLNNPYSWIPMTLLMLLALISHSGIRLLPWILIGEVFSAKTRSGGAGLASAVGYLFGFLTNKMFLSMVDRFAVWGTYGFYSFVGITGCFAFYFVLPETEGKTLNQIENHYAGITRLTNEVYRSKKRPKKVISSVYETNGTINPSFEPDISKL
- the LOC128683340 gene encoding facilitated trehalose transporter Tret1-like isoform X2 — protein: MSVKEHGDLGSQTQYGYEKDFRTALPQFIAVSVKNLLLLGYGMTLGFPTILIPAVKNPAESEVLQLTNSQVSWISSLNLIVVPLGCALSGVVTAPMGRRRAMQVVNLPFFVAWLLFHFSSTTEHLYGALILTGLAGGILEAPVLTYVAEITQPHLRGALTATSSMCIIIGVFTQFLFGLFMYWRTVALVNIIFTVLAVMALFFVPESPHWLVSRKRFSDAKKSLQWLRGWTEAYAVEDELKNIQALYISKKDKPEDEESFTEKISNYTKKGFILPFLLVSYSFFVGHFCGMTTLQICGTIICVLLVHYTGKRPLTLFSTGAAGVCALLVAGYDGFLKTHDLTLHSSVNTTNMTTDNLTGPLNNPYSWIPMTLLMLLALISHSGIRLLPWILIGEVFSAKTRSGGAGLASAVGYLFGFLTNKMFLSMVDRFAVWGTYGFYSFVGITGCFAFYFVLPETEGKTLNQIENHYAGITRLTNEVYRSKKRPKKVISSVYETNGTINPSFEPDISKL